In one Candidatus Nomurabacteria bacterium genomic region, the following are encoded:
- a CDS encoding diiron oxygenase, which produces MEKPPRNNDNNTPNTRGGGGNGRDDYEKRIHRLSKASAKKYNNPFENVVVDWIDWESPDNAMDPTDERWILGPEDNLGAHPWYQSLPKERQIEVGLYRFAHTVKVGSQFEELLVSGIMNFNLGLRNGKEEFRYAMHEATEETHHIQMFQEFVNLSEVDTKGAPAWFRNISPYLMPTAGKLPVVFWATILAGEEPIDHMQKAILRQHENLHPLLKKIMQVHVAEEARHISFAHSYLEQHIPKLTPAQRKALSVVFPMILRIGANVMMRPSEEALNEMGIPKDVADEVWWDSESSKKYLQELFPDARKLADNLGLRGRLGRAAWKLMGIDSPDGK; this is translated from the coding sequence ATGGAAAAGCCACCCAGAAACAATGACAATAACACGCCGAACACTCGAGGCGGGGGCGGCAACGGTAGGGATGATTACGAAAAGAGAATACATAGACTCTCTAAGGCGTCCGCAAAAAAATACAATAATCCCTTTGAGAATGTAGTCGTCGACTGGATAGACTGGGAAAGTCCAGACAACGCCATGGACCCTACTGACGAACGTTGGATACTAGGCCCAGAAGACAACCTAGGCGCTCACCCGTGGTACCAATCTCTACCAAAAGAGAGGCAAATCGAAGTAGGGCTTTACCGTTTTGCACACACGGTTAAGGTTGGTTCTCAGTTCGAAGAGCTATTAGTCTCAGGCATCATGAATTTCAACCTAGGCTTACGAAACGGCAAAGAAGAATTTCGCTACGCTATGCACGAAGCCACTGAAGAGACTCACCACATCCAGATGTTTCAGGAATTCGTGAACCTTAGCGAAGTCGATACTAAAGGCGCACCTGCGTGGTTTCGCAATATCTCGCCTTACTTGATGCCCACTGCAGGTAAACTACCTGTCGTCTTTTGGGCTACTATTCTGGCTGGCGAAGAGCCGATTGATCACATGCAAAAAGCAATCCTCCGACAGCACGAAAACCTTCATCCGCTACTTAAAAAAATCATGCAGGTCCACGTGGCCGAAGAGGCTCGGCACATCAGCTTCGCACATTCATATCTCGAACAGCACATCCCCAAGCTAACCCCCGCTCAACGCAAAGCGCTCTCCGTCGTCTTTCCTATGATTCTACGCATTGGCGCAAATGTTATGATGCGCCCCAGTGAAGAAGCTCTAAATGAAATGGGCATACCCAAAGACGTTGCCGACGAAGTATGGTGGGACTCTGAAAGTAGCAAAAAATATCTACAGGAGCTATTTCCAGACGCTCGGAAACTCGCCGACAATCTAGGACTGCGAGGTCGCCTTGGTCGCGCCGCCTGGAAACTCATGGGCATAGACAGCCCCGACGGCAAATAG
- a CDS encoding polysaccharide deacetylase family protein, with translation MKKRLSLLMTSILAMATAILPTGIAHADVNCPIALTFDDGPGPYTNQIVDALAAHGAVATFFMVGTMAQSWPGAASYVASHGNQIGNHSVRHDDLLGMSVDAAAADIRQAQGMIAGVTGVTPLVMRPPYGDTSDAIVAAVGMPEILWSYDSLDYATHNTESTYSNVTANAQCGGIVLMHDIHSSTAAAVSRILDNLQARGFYMVTVQNLIGIPPAGRYFHQ, from the coding sequence ATGAAAAAGAGACTGAGCCTACTGATGACGTCTATTCTGGCCATGGCAACAGCCATTCTGCCTACAGGAATTGCTCACGCAGACGTCAACTGTCCGATCGCTCTGACATTCGACGACGGCCCAGGCCCGTACACCAATCAAATCGTCGACGCTCTCGCAGCACATGGCGCGGTGGCGACCTTTTTCATGGTCGGCACCATGGCACAATCATGGCCGGGCGCAGCATCGTATGTGGCAAGTCACGGGAACCAAATCGGCAATCACAGCGTCCGACATGACGATTTACTCGGCATGAGTGTCGACGCCGCTGCGGCAGATATCCGACAAGCTCAAGGCATGATTGCTGGTGTCACTGGCGTAACACCTCTTGTCATGCGGCCGCCATATGGCGACACCAGCGACGCAATTGTCGCCGCAGTAGGTATGCCCGAGATCTTGTGGTCGTACGATTCGCTAGACTACGCAACTCACAACACCGAGTCAACGTATAGTAACGTTACTGCAAATGCGCAGTGCGGAGGAATCGTACTGATGCACGACATTCACTCCAGCACGGCTGCGGCGGTGTCTCGAATTCTCGACAACCTCCAGGCACGTGGTTTTTACATGGTGACTGTCCAAAACCTCATCGGCATCCCGCCGGCAGGTAGGTATTTCCACCAGTAG
- a CDS encoding HAMP domain-containing protein — translation MTGGKNSPVGKGVLYKVRHAVRLNISAKILVYFLYIALVPLISVSYVLVNNARDQLLNDATVKQQVVANDLSRRVDNYLANDINMLAFEARLSSTHTLDNDRLDQSLSALFNQNASLQQVSIQTADGRQRTFTSQSSGLIKVTDSKVDLVSSGALQFMVGKSYLISVGRDDNNNPQIAVGLPILKTYGEPSNSLFASPVGTTDNVAGAIIGYFNVSDLWQSVISTTVGKGGYAYVVDGSGNLVTHPDKKFLDTHKDLAETEAVHQFINGNGRTTQTVSETGKDVISTPGGTTTGWAVIVEEPVESIYSGIDSFIKLSATTGVIATILTVLVGLFFSRQLIRPLRELSLGAKRLGRGDFDQKIEIHTKDELQELAETFNAMGQGIKKLIGDLKTNNLKLKIEQIKLNNIISSVNDGIVAVNSDGEIISINPPAAAFVNKSPKSLEGTLMDEQFNWEHDGNRFTPDLKNGGIYRYSDLVLNNGESVVYLDVMVAVLDHQESDVAAIITIHDQTASRELSFMKLDFVAIAAHELRTPLTVIRGYLDLLNTTAVNELTIYNLENLHKAMDGADQLRQLINKLLNIARIERGDMEIFIEKLNLTKLVKENVEQHKSVAAQKEQSLTYNCDTQRSVYVPADTASIVEVVNNLIGNALKYSGKGGKVDVNLTIHDKEVRVEVSDNGPGVPEELRDRLFTKFYRAERSLITGTRGTGLGLFISKTIIELQHGTIGIEPDEGKGSIFYFTLPIYDPVRDDDMIAKKTSGGIRGWFKKRPSSRG, via the coding sequence GTCCCGTTGGGAAGGGTGTCCTGTATAAGGTTAGGCATGCCGTGCGACTGAATATTTCTGCCAAAATTCTCGTCTATTTTCTTTATATCGCGCTCGTACCCCTTATCTCTGTAAGCTATGTACTCGTAAACAACGCCCGAGATCAGCTACTTAACGACGCAACCGTCAAGCAGCAAGTAGTAGCCAACGACCTGTCTCGACGCGTCGATAACTACCTGGCCAACGACATCAACATGCTAGCCTTTGAAGCCAGGCTGTCTTCCACACACACGCTCGACAACGACAGGTTAGACCAAAGTCTGTCTGCGCTGTTCAACCAAAACGCCAGCCTACAACAAGTATCGATCCAAACGGCAGACGGTCGTCAGCGAACATTTACTTCTCAGAGCTCAGGCTTAATAAAAGTAACAGACAGTAAGGTAGACCTAGTAAGCTCCGGCGCCCTGCAATTCATGGTGGGCAAGTCATATCTTATCTCTGTTGGTCGCGACGACAATAACAACCCGCAGATTGCTGTCGGTCTTCCGATTCTCAAAACATACGGCGAACCAAGCAACAGCTTGTTTGCGTCGCCCGTAGGCACTACTGATAATGTCGCCGGAGCAATCATCGGCTATTTCAATGTAAGCGATCTCTGGCAATCAGTAATCTCAACTACCGTTGGAAAGGGTGGTTACGCATACGTCGTCGATGGAAGCGGTAATTTAGTTACGCATCCAGACAAGAAATTCCTTGATACTCACAAAGATTTAGCCGAGACCGAGGCGGTCCATCAGTTCATTAACGGTAACGGGCGTACTACTCAAACCGTCTCTGAAACCGGTAAAGATGTCATTAGCACACCGGGCGGAACCACGACCGGATGGGCGGTCATCGTGGAAGAACCCGTTGAAAGTATCTACTCCGGTATAGATTCGTTCATCAAACTATCTGCCACGACCGGCGTCATAGCCACTATTCTTACGGTCCTTGTAGGCCTCTTCTTTAGTAGGCAGCTTATTCGCCCCCTAAGAGAATTGTCTCTCGGAGCCAAGCGGTTGGGGCGTGGAGACTTTGACCAAAAAATCGAGATCCACACCAAAGACGAATTACAAGAACTGGCAGAAACGTTTAACGCTATGGGTCAGGGTATTAAAAAATTAATTGGTGACCTAAAGACAAACAACCTTAAGCTAAAAATTGAACAAATCAAGCTCAACAACATCATCAGCAGCGTGAACGATGGCATCGTGGCCGTCAACAGTGATGGAGAAATCATCTCTATCAATCCTCCTGCCGCCGCCTTTGTTAATAAAAGTCCGAAGTCGCTCGAAGGTACGCTTATGGACGAACAATTTAATTGGGAACACGACGGCAACCGATTTACACCCGACCTAAAAAATGGCGGCATCTACCGCTATTCTGATCTTGTACTCAACAACGGGGAATCTGTAGTTTACTTAGACGTAATGGTCGCCGTACTCGATCACCAGGAAAGCGACGTTGCAGCCATCATAACCATCCACGACCAAACGGCAAGCCGCGAACTCAGCTTCATGAAATTAGACTTCGTCGCCATTGCTGCGCACGAATTGCGAACGCCACTGACCGTCATCAGAGGATACCTTGATCTACTTAATACCACGGCAGTTAACGAACTAACTATTTATAATCTCGAAAACCTTCACAAAGCTATGGATGGCGCCGACCAACTACGCCAACTAATTAACAAACTACTAAATATCGCTCGTATCGAACGTGGTGATATGGAAATATTTATTGAGAAACTAAACCTGACAAAACTTGTGAAAGAAAACGTAGAACAGCATAAATCGGTCGCAGCCCAGAAGGAACAATCATTAACTTACAATTGCGATACTCAGCGCTCTGTTTACGTGCCTGCCGATACTGCATCTATAGTGGAAGTAGTAAACAACCTCATAGGTAACGCGCTCAAATATTCAGGCAAGGGCGGCAAGGTAGACGTTAACCTGACGATACACGACAAAGAAGTGCGCGTTGAAGTCTCAGACAACGGACCAGGCGTGCCAGAAGAACTTCGCGATAGGCTATTTACGAAGTTTTATCGTGCCGAACGTAGCCTTATCACCGGCACGCGCGGCACTGGGCTAGGGCTTTTCATATCTAAGACAATCATCGAGTTACAGCATGGTACGATCGGCATAGAGCCAGACGAAGGTAAGGGCTCAATATTTTACTTCACTCTCCCAATTTACGACCCCGTCAGAGATGACGACATGATAGCTAAGAAAACATCAGGAGGCATACGTGGCTGGTTTAAAAAACGTCCTAGTAGTCGAGGATGA
- a CDS encoding PH domain-containing protein, whose protein sequence is MAERSNGVDWRGVPQIVQVLLLMCQLSLLAYLWFKWSSEYYIIKVSEVVTVTGILQKQERAYPYNNIQSVTVHQGVLSRILNTGTVVIYIPTLGQELEFTDVDDPKKIADKIKEALPYPSKGQFILRK, encoded by the coding sequence GTGGCAGAGAGGTCGAATGGCGTTGACTGGCGGGGTGTGCCGCAAATTGTTCAGGTTTTGCTACTGATGTGCCAGCTGTCTCTACTCGCTTATCTATGGTTTAAGTGGTCTAGCGAATACTACATCATTAAAGTGAGTGAAGTCGTGACCGTCACGGGAATCCTTCAGAAACAGGAAAGAGCGTATCCATATAACAACATTCAGTCGGTGACGGTGCATCAGGGCGTGCTGAGTAGGATTTTAAATACGGGTACAGTGGTGATATACATACCGACACTTGGTCAGGAGCTAGAATTTACAGATGTGGACGACCCAAAAAAAATTGCCGATAAAATCAAAGAAGCGTTGCCATACCCCAGCAAGGGGCAGTTTATATTAAGGAAATAA
- a CDS encoding DUF348 domain-containing protein encodes MKKSTRLRRMKRPKLLHTYALFIVLGFALVGYLYKNTDHAAGTGRLVTIHDRGVDRVILTHVGSVQEALNDAGIDVDPHDDVEPALNSELLSTDSAVIIYRARPVLINDGALHERVVTPAQSPNEILAAANLPKISAKDKTTLKQGDFVTEGAITVLTIKRAAQPRTNGPIANKPTRFALTRSKGAQLYTDSSGVTHRETYYDLPMNIVISACGPGDYTIRSDGAKIDKNGYVLVAADYAIYPKCTVVETSMGLGKVYDTGGFVARYPHGFDLATDWTNYNGR; translated from the coding sequence ATGAAAAAATCAACTCGTTTGCGTCGCATGAAACGACCGAAGCTACTACACACATACGCACTGTTTATCGTACTCGGCTTTGCGTTGGTAGGGTATTTATATAAAAATACCGACCACGCAGCAGGTACGGGTCGGCTGGTCACGATTCATGACCGTGGCGTAGACAGAGTAATCTTGACTCATGTCGGTTCGGTTCAAGAGGCACTCAACGACGCGGGCATCGACGTAGACCCTCATGACGACGTAGAACCTGCGCTTAACAGCGAACTACTTAGTACGGACTCCGCGGTAATCATCTACCGTGCACGACCAGTACTCATTAACGATGGGGCACTACACGAAAGAGTAGTCACACCAGCGCAATCACCAAACGAAATCCTCGCCGCCGCAAATCTACCTAAAATCAGCGCCAAAGACAAGACGACACTCAAACAAGGAGATTTCGTAACCGAAGGTGCCATCACGGTGCTGACAATTAAACGTGCAGCCCAGCCACGTACCAACGGACCTATCGCCAACAAACCCACTCGATTTGCACTTACTAGATCAAAGGGCGCACAGTTATATACAGACAGTAGCGGCGTGACACATCGTGAAACGTACTACGATTTGCCTATGAATATCGTTATATCGGCCTGCGGTCCCGGCGACTATACTATCAGATCAGACGGCGCCAAGATCGACAAAAACGGCTACGTACTTGTCGCGGCAGACTACGCTATCTACCCAAAATGCACTGTAGTCGAAACAAGCATGGGCCTTGGCAAAGTGTACGACACAGGCGGTTTCGTAGCCCGATACCCACACGGCTTCGACCTAGCAACCGACTGGACTAACTACAACGGAAGATAA
- a CDS encoding cytochrome ubiquinol oxidase subunit I has product MLDKIHAARVLMGDSLGFHIIFVLFGLTLPILVVWFEWMSIRRKDTHLKKVAHFWSKIMALLVITGVLSGTVIALQMSLVWPGILKFGGEVIGLPFMFETYAFMIEAVFLGLYMFTWDNKKVPEMLHWFFGIMVVIGSTLSAYAITSINGWMNLPTGFDIVNGKFQNIDVLGAMFSQSALVTFFHSMPGYYVAAGLFITGLYAFRLFRARSSQLNTAKYKLDYAIVQKLMIFVLIAFTGSAITADLTGKYLAAHEPVKLAAIELDYKTGTNAPLIVGGVPDGKGDIAGPHFIIPNALSILACNSPDCTVQGLDKTEEKLQPPLFVHTFFDIKMTLITILVIVIPLYFVIRRWRPELLKNKLLLLGFVVVSWFGLAIVELGWMMTEIGRQPWAVRGYVTTAEAFTKTHDITTFGYLFPLAYAVLFTVTIAGIIKIVHAEKANKKGVL; this is encoded by the coding sequence ATGTTAGATAAAATTCACGCAGCGCGAGTTTTAATGGGCGACAGTCTCGGCTTTCATATTATATTCGTACTGTTCGGATTAACTTTACCCATACTTGTTGTGTGGTTTGAGTGGATGAGTATTCGTCGCAAAGACACTCATCTAAAAAAGGTAGCCCATTTTTGGTCAAAAATCATGGCGCTTCTTGTCATTACCGGCGTTCTGTCAGGCACAGTTATCGCATTACAAATGTCGTTAGTCTGGCCCGGCATCCTCAAATTCGGCGGGGAAGTAATCGGGCTGCCGTTCATGTTCGAGACATACGCTTTTATGATTGAAGCAGTGTTCCTAGGGCTCTACATGTTTACATGGGACAACAAAAAAGTGCCAGAGATGCTACATTGGTTTTTCGGAATCATGGTCGTCATAGGCAGCACCCTGAGCGCATACGCAATCACCAGCATTAACGGCTGGATGAACCTACCAACAGGCTTCGACATCGTTAATGGTAAGTTCCAAAATATCGACGTACTTGGCGCAATGTTTTCACAATCAGCACTCGTGACATTCTTTCATTCGATGCCCGGATACTACGTTGCTGCGGGGCTATTCATAACCGGGCTATACGCATTTCGACTGTTCCGAGCTCGCTCATCGCAACTCAACACGGCAAAGTATAAACTTGACTACGCTATAGTGCAGAAACTGATGATATTTGTACTCATAGCATTTACCGGTTCTGCTATTACTGCGGATCTGACGGGTAAATATCTGGCAGCTCACGAACCAGTAAAGCTTGCCGCAATCGAGCTTGATTACAAAACTGGCACAAATGCACCACTAATCGTTGGCGGCGTCCCAGACGGCAAGGGCGATATCGCTGGACCGCATTTCATCATCCCCAACGCCCTGAGCATACTAGCCTGCAACTCACCAGACTGCACGGTGCAAGGCCTAGACAAAACCGAAGAGAAACTACAGCCACCGTTATTTGTCCATACATTCTTCGACATTAAAATGACTCTCATCACTATACTAGTCATCGTCATTCCACTCTATTTCGTCATCCGACGCTGGCGACCCGAGCTGTTAAAAAACAAACTGCTATTGTTAGGCTTTGTCGTAGTTAGCTGGTTCGGACTAGCAATCGTGGAACTTGGATGGATGATGACAGAAATTGGTCGCCAGCCGTGGGCTGTTCGCGGTTACGTCACGACAGCCGAAGCATTTACTAAAACGCACGACATAACGACGTTCGGCTACTTATTCCCACTGGCGTACGCAGTATTGTTTACTGTCACCATAGCGGGAATTATAAAAATCGTACATGCAGAAAAGGCAAATAAGAAAGGGGTGCTGTAA
- a CDS encoding response regulator, with translation MAGLKNVLVVEDDASIRDLYRMALANNEYVVEVADSADEFYAKLENFHPDYIFLDVMLPGTSGLEVLKELRTNPAYGCMDTKIVVLTNLAQRSVADNAMDNGADGFIIKADVLPKDLPKVIESLDEDDE, from the coding sequence GTGGCTGGTTTAAAAAACGTCCTAGTAGTCGAGGATGACGCGTCAATCCGAGACCTTTACAGAATGGCCCTCGCCAACAACGAATACGTCGTTGAAGTGGCAGACAGCGCCGATGAGTTTTATGCAAAACTCGAAAATTTTCACCCCGATTATATATTTTTGGACGTCATGCTACCGGGTACATCCGGGCTAGAAGTACTCAAAGAATTACGCACTAACCCGGCTTATGGATGTATGGACACGAAGATCGTCGTGCTGACAAACCTAGCCCAACGAAGCGTCGCCGACAACGCCATGGATAACGGAGCCGATGGATTCATCATCAAAGCAGACGTCTTACCCAAAGACTTGCCGAAAGTGATTGAATCGCTGGATGAAGATGATGAGTAA
- a CDS encoding DEAD/DEAH box helicase, producing the protein MHYNSRFSGNRRSNFAPHKRRNSYQSKTSAIPYSRYINKAVEIAEEVPYVPTHKFTDFGLNSRTTATLEHLGFVNPSPIQDQCIPPALNGQDIIGLANTGTGKTAAFLLPIIEKLSTDPSLVSVLILAPTRELAQQIDQEFRRFSAGQRLFSTLVVGGANISRQIQQVKRGPHLIIGTPGRIKDLIDRRVLRLQNVTTFVLDEADRMCDMGFVKDIRTIEEELSKDRQTFCYSATMTKDVKMIVEEFMRSPVTVSVVKGQSNDHIEQDVVHARDKAHKIELLTELLQQPEFEKVIVFGETKYGVQRLADNLTNSDLPAVAIHGNKSQSQRERALRSFKNNEVNVLVATDVAARGIDIQGVSHVINFDPPKVYDDYVHRIGRTGRAGKSGKALTFILK; encoded by the coding sequence ATGCACTATAATTCCCGGTTTAGCGGCAATCGCCGCAGTAATTTTGCGCCGCATAAGCGTCGTAATTCATATCAATCTAAAACATCGGCTATCCCCTATAGTCGTTACATTAACAAGGCAGTTGAAATTGCAGAAGAGGTGCCGTATGTGCCAACGCATAAGTTTACCGATTTCGGTTTAAACTCACGCACTACTGCAACTCTTGAGCATCTTGGTTTTGTTAACCCTTCCCCTATTCAGGATCAGTGTATTCCGCCTGCCCTAAACGGCCAGGACATCATTGGTCTTGCGAATACTGGTACGGGTAAGACGGCTGCATTCTTGTTGCCAATCATCGAAAAATTGTCGACTGATCCTAGCCTTGTAAGCGTGCTTATACTTGCGCCTACGCGTGAGTTGGCTCAGCAGATCGACCAAGAGTTCCGCCGTTTTTCAGCTGGTCAACGACTATTCTCTACTCTAGTAGTGGGCGGGGCGAACATTAGCAGGCAAATTCAGCAGGTTAAACGTGGGCCGCATCTTATCATCGGTACACCAGGTCGTATTAAAGATCTAATCGATCGCCGTGTTTTGCGCCTGCAAAACGTGACAACATTTGTACTCGACGAAGCTGACCGTATGTGCGACATGGGCTTTGTGAAAGATATTCGAACTATCGAAGAGGAACTTTCAAAGGACCGTCAAACATTCTGTTACAGTGCGACCATGACCAAAGACGTTAAAATGATCGTTGAAGAGTTCATGCGTAGTCCAGTAACAGTGTCTGTTGTTAAGGGCCAGAGTAACGATCACATTGAGCAAGATGTCGTGCATGCCCGCGACAAGGCTCACAAGATTGAGCTTTTGACTGAACTTTTGCAACAGCCTGAGTTTGAAAAAGTTATCGTGTTTGGCGAGACTAAATACGGAGTTCAGCGACTTGCTGATAATTTGACGAACAGTGATCTTCCGGCCGTAGCGATTCATGGCAATAAGTCTCAGTCGCAACGTGAGCGAGCCTTGAGGAGTTTTAAGAACAACGAAGTAAACGTACTTGTTGCTACTGACGTTGCTGCGCGCGGCATCGATATCCAGGGAGTCTCGCACGTGATCAACTTTGATCCACCGAAAGTGTATGACGATTATGTGCACCGCATAGGCCGAACTGGTCGTGCTGGTAAATCTGGTAAAGCACTGACGTTCATCCTAAAATAA